A genome region from Musa acuminata AAA Group cultivar baxijiao chromosome BXJ3-5, Cavendish_Baxijiao_AAA, whole genome shotgun sequence includes the following:
- the LOC135638725 gene encoding elongation factor Tu, chloroplastic-like: MASITTMVGAQKALLLPSCSSCAKPKTPKSPSFSSKFLSSSFALSKTDFCGTGTAAASSCRPSLRRGGRLLVVRAARGKFERKKPHVNIGTIGHVDHGKTTLTAALTMALAAVGGSAPKKYDEIDAAPEERARGITINTATVEYETESRHYAHVDCPGHADYVKNMITGAAQMDGAILVVSGADGPMPQTKEHILLAKQVGVPNMVVFLNKQDQVDDEELLQLVELEVRELLSSYEFPGDDVPIISGSALLALEALMANPSIKRGENTWVDKIYDLMDAVDSYIPIPQRQTDLPFLLAVEDVFSITGRGTVATGRVERGTIRIGETIDIVGLRETRNTTVTGVEMFQKTLDEAMAGDNVGLLLRGIQKDDIQRGMVLAKPGTITPHTKFVAIVYVLKKEEGGRHSPFFAGYRPQFYMRTTDVTGRVTSIMNDKDEEAKMVMPGDRVKMVVELIMPVACEQGMRFAIREGGKTVGAGVIQSIIE; encoded by the coding sequence ATGGCCTCCATCACCACCATGGTTGGTGCCCAGAAGGCCCTTCTCCTCCCCTCCTGCTCCTCTTGCGCCAAGCCCAAAACCCCCAAATCCCCTTCATTCTCCTCTAAgttcctctcctcttccttcGCTTTGTCTAAAACCGATTTCTGCGGCACTGGCACCGCCGCCGCTTCTTCCTGTCGGCCTAGCCTTCGCCGCGGCGGAAGGCTGCTCGTCGTCCGGGCCGCCCGTGGCAAGTTCGAGCGCAAGAAGCCGCACGTGAACATCGGCACCATCGGCCACGTCGACCATGGCAAAACCACCCTCACCGCCGCCCTCACCATGGCCCTCGCCGCCGTCGGCGGTTCCGCCCCCAAGAAGTACGACGAGATCGACGCCGCCCCCGAGGAACGCGCCCGTGGCATCACCATCAACACAGCCACCGTCGAGTACGAGACTGAGTCTCGTCATTACGCCCACGTCGACTGCCCCGGCCACGCCGACTACGTCAAGAATATGATCACCGGTGCCGCCCAGATGGACGGCGCTATACTCGTAGTCTCCGGTGCCGACGGTCCTATGCCCCAGACTAAGGAGCACATCCTCCTGGCCAAGCAGGTCGGCGTGCCCAACATGGTGGTCTTCCTCAACAAGCAGGACCAGGTGGACGACGAGGAGCTCCTCCAGCTCGTTGAGCTCGAGGTCCGCGAGCTCCTCTCCTCCTACGAGTTCCCTGGTGATGACGTCCCCATCATTTCTGGCTCCGCCCTCCTCGCCCTTGAGGCCCTCATGGCCAACCCTAGCATTAAGCGCGGCGAGAACACCTGGGTCGACAAGATCTACGACCTGATGGATGCCGTCGACAGCTACATCCCCATTCCGCAGCGGCAGACCGACCTCCCCTTCCTCCTAGCCGTCGAAGACGTCTTCTCCATCACCGGCCGTGGGACCGTCGCCACTGGGCGAGTCGAGCGTGGCACGATAAGGATCGGCGAGACCATCGACATCGTCGGCCTCAGGGAGACGCGGAACACCACGGTCACCGGTGTCGAGATGTTCCAGAAGACTCTCGATGAGGCGATGGCCGGAGACAATGTCGGCCTGCTCCTTCGAGGAATCCAGAAGGACGACATCCAGCGGGGCATGGTGCTTGCCAAGCCGGGCACCATCACCCCGCACACAAAATTCGTCGCCATTGTCTACGTTCTCAAGAAAGAGGAGGGCGGGAGACACTCACCCTTTTTTGCCGGGTACAGGCCTCAGTTCTACATGAGGACCACGGACGTCACCGGAAGGGTAACCTCCATTATGAACGACAAGGATGAGGAGGCGAAGATGGTCATGCCTGGAGACCGTGTCAAGATGGTGGTCGAACTCATCATGCCTGTGGCCTGTGAGCAGGGAATGCGATTCGCCATCAGGGAGGGTGGAAAGACAGTAGGTGCCGGTGTCATCCAGTCCATTATTGAATAA
- the LOC135637759 gene encoding cytochrome b5-like, translating to MGKFYTLAEVLTHNSPKDCWLIINGKVFDVTKFLEDHPGGEEVLLASIGKDASDDFEDIGHSTTARAMMVEYCVGEIDVATIPKRVKYTPPKQPHYSQDKTAEFIIRLLQFLVPLAFLGLAVAVRFCTKSS from the exons ATGGGAAAGTTCTACACCCTGGCCGAGGTTTTGACGCACAACTCCCCCAAGGACTGTTGGCTCATCATCAACGGCAAG GTTTTTGACGTCACTAAATTCTTGGAAGATCACCCTGGAGGAGAGGAGGTTCTTTTGGCATCAATCG GGAAAGATGCAAGTGATGATTTTGAAGATATCGGGCATAGCACCACCGCCAGAGCAATGATGGTTGAGTACTGTGTTGGAGAGATTGATGTTGCAACAATCCCTAAGAGGGTCAAATACACACCTCCCAAGCAGCCTCACTACAGCCAGGACAAGACGGCCGAGTTCATCATCCGCCTCCTCCAGTTCTTGGTTCCGTTGGCCTTCTTGGGATTGGCTGTTGCCGTGAGATTCTGCACGAAATCGTCGTAA
- the LOC135637758 gene encoding protein SIEVE ELEMENT OCCLUSION B-like isoform X2, translated as MASPAAAAATKMLAIKGDRHLFSASDDSVVLKQILGTHSPDGRDVDARPLLRLVEDILQRATPTVITPQAPAELVEDKVHHVEVVAMLEALAYTVHRISCEISCKCSGGGDAHATTMALFNSLANYTWDAKVVIALAAFAVSYGEFWLTAQLHKVNPLAKSVALLKQLPDILEHTDALKPRFDALSNLIKAMLDVTKCIIQFKELPSEYISPDNPDMDMALAHIPTAVYWTIRSVVACASQIVALIGPGHEHITSTTEVWELSSLAHKVRSIHEHLTKQLELCNRHIGEKKHLEAYQTLVRLFETVHIDNNKILRALIYSKDDLPLFDGDTKRRVSVDVLRRKIVMLFISDLDISHEELLVLIQIYNDTYQGKLDRPYEVVWLPVIDRHAPWTNAKEETYNRLASTMPWYSLHHPSLLEPAAVKYIRNEWHFDKRPLMVVLDPQGKVVCPNALHMMWIWGSLAFPFTSNRELALWKEETWRLEFMVDDIDPDMLAWVREGRHVCLYGGEDIEWIRRFTMVMRRVSQEAKIPIEMVYVGKSSPKDRVRKAISVIASEKLSGYWQDPVMVWFFWVRLESMWYSKMQHGRTIENDPIMLEVMTMLSFDGSDEGWAIVSRGSMEMVKAHGKMIVDCLSQFDSWKGKVEEEGFVPALTEALLPLHTHEHCTRLILPGDTGRIKEEVVCAECKRPMEKFVLYRCCNN; from the exons ATGGCGTCCCCTGCAGCCGCGGCAGCGACGAAGATGCTTGCCATAAAGGGCGATCGCCACCTCTTCTCGGCGTCTGACGACAGCGTGGTGTTGAAGCAAATCCTCGGCACCCACTCCCCTGACGGCCGCGATGTCGACGCACGGCCTCTCTTGCGCCTCGTCGAGGACATACTGCAACGGGCTACCCCGACTGTGATT ACGCCACAGGCTCCGGCGGAGCTCGTGGAGGACAAGGTGCACCATGTCGAAGTCGTCGCCATGCTCGAAGCGCTGGCGTACACCGTCCACAGGATTTCTTGTGAG ATCTCCTGCAAGTGCTCCGGCGGCGGCGACGCGCACGCGACGACGATGGCCCTGTTCAACTCGTTGGCGAACTATACTTGGGACGCGAAGGTTGTGATCGCGCTGGCCGCGTTCGCTGTGAGCTACGGGGAGTTCTGGCTGACGGCGCAGCTGCACAAGGTCAATCCGCTGGCGAAATCGGTGGCGCTGCTGAAGCAGCTGCCGGACATTCTGGAGCACACCGACGCCCTCAAGCCCCGATTCGACGCCCTCAGCAACCTCATCAAGGCGATGCTGGATGTCACCAAGTGCATCATCCAGTTCAAGGAGCTTCCGTCCGAGTACATCTCGCCTGACAACCCCGACATGGACATGGCCTTGGCGCATATCCCCACTGCCGTCTACTGGACCATCAGGAGCGTGGTGGCTTGTGCTTCCCAGATCGTTGCTCTCATAGGCCCCGGCCATGA GCATATAACCTCCACCACCGAAGTGTGGGAGCTATCAAGTTTAGCCCATAAAGTCAGAAGCATCCACGAACACCTCACCAAGCAACTCGAACTCTGCAATCGACATATTG GTGAGAAGAAGCACCTCGAAGCGTACCAGACGCTGGTGCGCCTGTTCGAGACCGTGCACATCGATAACAACAAAATCCTGAGGGCGCTGATCTATTCCAAGGACGATCTGCCGCTCTTTGACGGTGACACGAAGCGAAGAGTCAGCGTCGACGTGCTGAGGAGGAAGATTGTGATGCTGTTCATCTCCGACCTTGACATCAGCCACGAAGAGCTCCTCGTTCTCATCCAGATATACAACGACACGTACCAGGGGAAGCTGGACAGGCCCTACGAGGTCGTCTGGCTTCCGGTGATCGATAGGCACGCACCCTGGACCAACGCCAAGGAGGAGACCTACAACCGCTTGGCTTCCACCATGCCGTGGTACTCGCTGCACCACCCTTCGCTGCTGGAGCCGGCGGCGGTCAAGTACATACGGAATGAGTGGCACTTCGACAAGAGGCCATTGATGGTAGTGTTGGACCCGCAAGGGAAGGTCGTGTGTCCTAATGCCCTCCACATGATGTGGATTTGGGGAAGCCTGGCCTTCCCCTTCACCAGCAACAGGGAGTTGGCCCTGTGGAAGGAAGAAACCTGGCGACTCGAGTTCATGGTCGACGATATCGATCCTGACATGCTTGCCTGG GTAAGAGAAGGCCgccatgtttgcttgtatggaggAGAGGACATCGAGTGGATAAGGAGGTTCACGATGGTGATGAGGCGCGTGTCGCAGGAAGCGAAGATCCCGATCGAAATGGTGTACGTGGGGAAGAGCAGCCCCAAGGATCGGGTGAGGAAGGCCATCTCGGTGATCGCCAGCGAGAAGCTGAGCGGCTACTGGCAGGACCCGGTGATGGTGTGGTTCTTCTGGGTGCGCCTGGAGAGCATGTGGTACTCCAAGATGCAGCACGGCCGGACGATCGAGAACGACCCCATCATGCTGGAGGTGATGACGATGCTGAGCTTCGACGGCAGCGACGAGGGGTGGGCGATCGTCAGCCGGGGATCGATGGAGATGGTCAAGGCCCACGGGAAGATGATCGTGGATTGCCTCAGCCAGTTCGACTCGTGGAAGgggaaggtggaggaggaggggttCGTCCCCGCGCTGACCGAGGCGCTGCTGCCCTTACACACCCATGAGCACTGCACCCGCCTCATCCTCCCGGGCGACACCGGCAGGATCAAGGAGGAGGTGGTCTGCGCCGAGTGCAAGCGCCCCATGGAGAAGTTCGTTCTCTACCGCTGCTGCAACAATTGA
- the LOC135637758 gene encoding protein SIEVE ELEMENT OCCLUSION B-like isoform X1: MASPAAAAATKMLAIKGDRHLFSASDDSVVLKQILGTHSPDGRDVDARPLLRLVEDILQRATPTVIVTPQAPAELVEDKVHHVEVVAMLEALAYTVHRISCEISCKCSGGGDAHATTMALFNSLANYTWDAKVVIALAAFAVSYGEFWLTAQLHKVNPLAKSVALLKQLPDILEHTDALKPRFDALSNLIKAMLDVTKCIIQFKELPSEYISPDNPDMDMALAHIPTAVYWTIRSVVACASQIVALIGPGHEHITSTTEVWELSSLAHKVRSIHEHLTKQLELCNRHIGEKKHLEAYQTLVRLFETVHIDNNKILRALIYSKDDLPLFDGDTKRRVSVDVLRRKIVMLFISDLDISHEELLVLIQIYNDTYQGKLDRPYEVVWLPVIDRHAPWTNAKEETYNRLASTMPWYSLHHPSLLEPAAVKYIRNEWHFDKRPLMVVLDPQGKVVCPNALHMMWIWGSLAFPFTSNRELALWKEETWRLEFMVDDIDPDMLAWVREGRHVCLYGGEDIEWIRRFTMVMRRVSQEAKIPIEMVYVGKSSPKDRVRKAISVIASEKLSGYWQDPVMVWFFWVRLESMWYSKMQHGRTIENDPIMLEVMTMLSFDGSDEGWAIVSRGSMEMVKAHGKMIVDCLSQFDSWKGKVEEEGFVPALTEALLPLHTHEHCTRLILPGDTGRIKEEVVCAECKRPMEKFVLYRCCNN; this comes from the exons ATGGCGTCCCCTGCAGCCGCGGCAGCGACGAAGATGCTTGCCATAAAGGGCGATCGCCACCTCTTCTCGGCGTCTGACGACAGCGTGGTGTTGAAGCAAATCCTCGGCACCCACTCCCCTGACGGCCGCGATGTCGACGCACGGCCTCTCTTGCGCCTCGTCGAGGACATACTGCAACGGGCTACCCCGACTGTGATTGTG ACGCCACAGGCTCCGGCGGAGCTCGTGGAGGACAAGGTGCACCATGTCGAAGTCGTCGCCATGCTCGAAGCGCTGGCGTACACCGTCCACAGGATTTCTTGTGAG ATCTCCTGCAAGTGCTCCGGCGGCGGCGACGCGCACGCGACGACGATGGCCCTGTTCAACTCGTTGGCGAACTATACTTGGGACGCGAAGGTTGTGATCGCGCTGGCCGCGTTCGCTGTGAGCTACGGGGAGTTCTGGCTGACGGCGCAGCTGCACAAGGTCAATCCGCTGGCGAAATCGGTGGCGCTGCTGAAGCAGCTGCCGGACATTCTGGAGCACACCGACGCCCTCAAGCCCCGATTCGACGCCCTCAGCAACCTCATCAAGGCGATGCTGGATGTCACCAAGTGCATCATCCAGTTCAAGGAGCTTCCGTCCGAGTACATCTCGCCTGACAACCCCGACATGGACATGGCCTTGGCGCATATCCCCACTGCCGTCTACTGGACCATCAGGAGCGTGGTGGCTTGTGCTTCCCAGATCGTTGCTCTCATAGGCCCCGGCCATGA GCATATAACCTCCACCACCGAAGTGTGGGAGCTATCAAGTTTAGCCCATAAAGTCAGAAGCATCCACGAACACCTCACCAAGCAACTCGAACTCTGCAATCGACATATTG GTGAGAAGAAGCACCTCGAAGCGTACCAGACGCTGGTGCGCCTGTTCGAGACCGTGCACATCGATAACAACAAAATCCTGAGGGCGCTGATCTATTCCAAGGACGATCTGCCGCTCTTTGACGGTGACACGAAGCGAAGAGTCAGCGTCGACGTGCTGAGGAGGAAGATTGTGATGCTGTTCATCTCCGACCTTGACATCAGCCACGAAGAGCTCCTCGTTCTCATCCAGATATACAACGACACGTACCAGGGGAAGCTGGACAGGCCCTACGAGGTCGTCTGGCTTCCGGTGATCGATAGGCACGCACCCTGGACCAACGCCAAGGAGGAGACCTACAACCGCTTGGCTTCCACCATGCCGTGGTACTCGCTGCACCACCCTTCGCTGCTGGAGCCGGCGGCGGTCAAGTACATACGGAATGAGTGGCACTTCGACAAGAGGCCATTGATGGTAGTGTTGGACCCGCAAGGGAAGGTCGTGTGTCCTAATGCCCTCCACATGATGTGGATTTGGGGAAGCCTGGCCTTCCCCTTCACCAGCAACAGGGAGTTGGCCCTGTGGAAGGAAGAAACCTGGCGACTCGAGTTCATGGTCGACGATATCGATCCTGACATGCTTGCCTGG GTAAGAGAAGGCCgccatgtttgcttgtatggaggAGAGGACATCGAGTGGATAAGGAGGTTCACGATGGTGATGAGGCGCGTGTCGCAGGAAGCGAAGATCCCGATCGAAATGGTGTACGTGGGGAAGAGCAGCCCCAAGGATCGGGTGAGGAAGGCCATCTCGGTGATCGCCAGCGAGAAGCTGAGCGGCTACTGGCAGGACCCGGTGATGGTGTGGTTCTTCTGGGTGCGCCTGGAGAGCATGTGGTACTCCAAGATGCAGCACGGCCGGACGATCGAGAACGACCCCATCATGCTGGAGGTGATGACGATGCTGAGCTTCGACGGCAGCGACGAGGGGTGGGCGATCGTCAGCCGGGGATCGATGGAGATGGTCAAGGCCCACGGGAAGATGATCGTGGATTGCCTCAGCCAGTTCGACTCGTGGAAGgggaaggtggaggaggaggggttCGTCCCCGCGCTGACCGAGGCGCTGCTGCCCTTACACACCCATGAGCACTGCACCCGCCTCATCCTCCCGGGCGACACCGGCAGGATCAAGGAGGAGGTGGTCTGCGCCGAGTGCAAGCGCCCCATGGAGAAGTTCGTTCTCTACCGCTGCTGCAACAATTGA